Proteins found in one Nostoc sp. NIES-3756 genomic segment:
- a CDS encoding ATP synthase: MRLPLPQFDKSDRHPSHIAEVIETTSTEFLAQCLEPEDLTFPSMPPFGSWVCAVDEESGNQVYAVVYHATTMPVDSVHRAVAMGMSLQDLREEQPQIFAMLKTEFRAAIVGFKQSSTAPNGNGRMYQYLPPRPPQIHQAVYQCEPKVIVEFTQELEFLRTLLSINGAPVESLTAAAIREVYQLRKADREWLIKAGRTLSVLLKDDYDRLRFILSQIHP; the protein is encoded by the coding sequence ATGCGCCTCCCTTTACCACAATTTGATAAAAGCGATCGCCATCCTAGCCACATTGCTGAGGTGATCGAAACTACTAGTACTGAATTTTTGGCACAGTGTCTGGAACCGGAAGATTTGACTTTTCCGTCGATGCCGCCGTTTGGTAGTTGGGTATGTGCTGTAGATGAAGAATCCGGTAATCAAGTTTATGCAGTAGTATATCATGCTACTACTATGCCCGTGGATTCAGTACACCGAGCCGTGGCGATGGGAATGTCGTTGCAAGATTTGCGTGAGGAACAGCCCCAAATATTTGCCATGCTGAAGACGGAATTTCGCGCTGCGATCGTGGGATTTAAGCAGTCGTCAACTGCACCTAATGGCAATGGTAGAATGTATCAGTATTTACCACCACGTCCGCCACAAATTCACCAGGCTGTATACCAGTGTGAACCAAAAGTTATAGTTGAATTTACCCAAGAACTAGAATTTTTACGGACATTACTATCAATCAATGGTGCGCCAGTAGAATCATTAACCGCCGCCGCTATTCGTGAAGTCTACCAATTACGCAAAGCAGATCGGGAATGGCTAATCAAAGCTGGGCGCACTTTAAGCGTACTCTTAAAAGACGACTATGATCGCCTAAGGTTTATTTTGAGTCAAATTCATCCTTAG
- a CDS encoding cation:proton antiporter domain-containing protein, whose product MELLSSVLALEPTSQVLGKEPIVPFAILLVILLVVPTLFERLRLPAIVGLVLAGLVLGPSGWNLLNTESPMISLVSNIGLVYLMFVAGLEVDLELWRRQRRRAFGYGCFSFAVPLLTGVLVGRIFNFSWNASILIGSVLASHTLLAYPIINRLGVINNRSVTTTIGATVFTDISSLLVLAICIPTFQQGISNFSQILPLLGWLISYSIVILLGFDWLGKEFFRRSGDDEGKKFLFVLLTVFLAVVVAQFIGVERILGAFLAGLAVNEAVGEGPVKEKIIFIGSVLFIPIFFINLGLLIDVPGLIHNLAILKLTSLILVGLIVSKFIAAWLAKFFYGYSWQEMLTIWSLSIPQVSTTLAATFVAYQVRLLSVDVLTSIVFLMLLTVTVGPLLTSRTAVALTTPPVTEAVTTLPEQNVAEIHNSDFTIVVPVYNPHTQQYLVEMAALLASQAKGRIVPLAIATAAAHMDAPQLETTLQKSERLLAKATAHSQALGVEASPLLRIDDAFASGISRAAREQKASLIVMGWGKRTGLRARLFGNVIDNVLWSSHCPVAVTRLVESPKKIQRILVPVENLITPTLQPVQFAQMLAEANQAQVTVLNVCDRRTSSSKIAARRSQLASLVAKLALPNSPEIQIIAHENAAQAILQAARLYDLVVLPFIRNRTSPGSLVLSDVTTQLASQLTCSIIMLGEPQRLQTPAITPGVSNPATVVNG is encoded by the coding sequence ATGGAACTCTTATCATCAGTTCTGGCTCTAGAACCAACTTCTCAGGTTCTGGGTAAGGAACCAATTGTTCCCTTTGCAATTTTACTAGTAATCCTCTTAGTTGTTCCCACTCTTTTTGAAAGGTTGAGATTACCCGCAATAGTGGGTCTAGTTCTCGCTGGATTAGTATTGGGGCCATCGGGTTGGAATCTCCTAAATACGGAATCCCCGATGATTAGCCTGGTGTCGAATATTGGTTTAGTTTATTTAATGTTTGTTGCAGGTTTAGAAGTAGACTTGGAATTGTGGCGACGGCAAAGAAGACGGGCGTTTGGATATGGTTGCTTTAGTTTTGCTGTGCCATTGCTAACAGGTGTTTTGGTAGGACGGATTTTTAACTTTAGTTGGAATGCTTCAATATTAATTGGTTCCGTCCTGGCTTCTCATACGCTATTAGCTTACCCCATCATCAACCGTTTAGGTGTCATTAATAACCGATCAGTTACAACTACGATTGGTGCTACAGTTTTTACAGATATTAGCTCACTATTAGTATTAGCAATTTGCATCCCAACCTTTCAACAGGGTATATCTAATTTTTCGCAAATATTACCCCTACTAGGTTGGTTAATTAGTTATTCCATAGTAATTTTGCTGGGTTTCGATTGGTTGGGGAAAGAGTTTTTTCGGCGTTCGGGAGACGATGAGGGCAAAAAGTTTTTATTTGTGTTGCTAACTGTGTTTTTGGCAGTTGTAGTAGCTCAATTTATCGGTGTTGAAAGGATTTTAGGGGCATTTTTAGCAGGGTTGGCAGTTAATGAAGCTGTTGGCGAAGGGCCTGTAAAAGAAAAGATAATTTTTATTGGTAGTGTTTTATTTATCCCGATTTTTTTTATTAACCTTGGTTTGCTGATTGATGTGCCTGGGTTAATTCATAATCTTGCTATTCTTAAACTAACTTCGTTGATTTTAGTTGGCTTGATTGTTAGTAAATTTATTGCCGCTTGGTTAGCCAAATTTTTCTATGGCTATAGTTGGCAAGAAATGTTAACTATCTGGTCACTATCTATACCCCAGGTAAGTACAACATTAGCCGCAACTTTTGTGGCATATCAAGTACGCTTACTATCGGTAGATGTTTTAACTAGTATAGTTTTCTTAATGTTACTAACTGTAACGGTAGGGCCATTACTTACTAGTCGTACAGCAGTGGCTTTAACTACGCCCCCAGTAACAGAAGCAGTTACCACGTTACCAGAGCAAAACGTAGCGGAAATCCACAATAGTGATTTTACTATCGTTGTACCTGTTTATAATCCTCACACACAGCAATATTTGGTAGAGATGGCGGCCTTGCTGGCTAGTCAAGCTAAAGGGCGAATTGTACCATTAGCGATCGCCACGGCTGCGGCACACATGGATGCACCTCAATTAGAAACTACGCTACAAAAAAGTGAGCGGTTACTAGCAAAAGCTACAGCCCACAGCCAAGCTTTAGGTGTGGAAGCATCACCCTTACTACGCATTGATGATGCTTTTGCGTCGGGAATTAGTAGAGCCGCTAGGGAACAAAAAGCCAGTTTAATTGTGATGGGTTGGGGTAAACGTACAGGATTAAGGGCGCGGTTATTTGGCAATGTGATTGATAATGTACTGTGGTCGTCTCATTGTCCTGTTGCTGTAACACGTCTGGTAGAATCACCGAAAAAAATTCAACGTATTCTAGTACCTGTAGAAAACTTAATTACACCAACGCTACAACCAGTGCAATTTGCCCAGATGTTAGCAGAAGCAAATCAAGCTCAGGTGACAGTATTGAATGTGTGCGATCGCCGCACGAGTTCTAGTAAAATTGCCGCACGGCGATCGCAACTTGCTTCGCTAGTGGCAAAATTAGCCTTACCTAATTCACCAGAAATTCAAATTATTGCCCATGAAAATGCTGCTCAAGCCATTCTGCAAGCAGCAAGACTATACGACTTAGTAGTTTTACCCTTTATCCGTAACCGCACCAGCCCAGGAAGTTTAGTCCTAAGTGATGTCACAACCCAACTAGCCAGCCAACTCACTTGTTCTATCATCATGTTGGGAGAACCACAGCGCTTGCAAACACCGGCAATTACACCAGGAGTTTCTAATCCGGCGACTGTTGTGAATGGATGA
- a CDS encoding UDP-glucuronic acid decarboxylase family protein — protein sequence MRILVTGGAGFIGSHLIDRLIPEGHEVICLDNFYTGDKRNIQKWMNHPQFELIRHDITEPIRLEVDQIYHLACPASPVHYQYNPVKTVKTNVMGTLNMLGLAKRVKARFFLASTSEVYGDPEIHPQTEEYRGNVNPIGIRSCYDEGKRIAETLAFDYYRQNKVDIRVVRIFNTYGPRMLENDGRVVSNFIVQALRGTPLTVYGDGSQTRSFCYVSDLVEGFIRLMNSDYVGPVNLGNPGEYTILELAQAVQNLINPDAQIKFEPLPADDPRRRQPDITKARTLLNWEPTIPLTEGLKLTIEDFRDRIKSAV from the coding sequence ATGAGAATTTTGGTGACAGGCGGTGCGGGGTTTATTGGTTCTCATCTAATTGACAGACTAATACCTGAAGGCCATGAAGTTATTTGCTTAGACAATTTCTATACAGGCGACAAGCGCAATATTCAAAAATGGATGAATCATCCACAATTTGAACTCATCCGCCATGACATCACTGAACCAATTCGTTTAGAAGTAGATCAAATTTATCATTTGGCTTGCCCAGCTTCTCCAGTACATTATCAGTACAACCCCGTAAAAACCGTTAAAACTAACGTTATGGGTACACTGAATATGTTGGGGTTGGCCAAACGTGTTAAAGCAAGATTTTTCTTAGCCTCTACTAGTGAAGTATACGGTGATCCGGAGATACATCCCCAAACAGAAGAGTATAGAGGTAACGTCAATCCTATTGGTATCCGTTCGTGCTATGACGAAGGGAAAAGAATAGCCGAAACCCTGGCATTTGATTACTACAGACAGAATAAAGTTGATATTCGCGTTGTGCGTATATTTAACACCTATGGCCCCAGGATGTTAGAAAATGACGGGCGGGTGGTAAGTAATTTTATTGTTCAAGCCTTGCGGGGAACACCTCTGACTGTGTACGGAGATGGTTCACAAACTCGTAGTTTCTGCTACGTATCCGACTTAGTAGAAGGTTTTATCCGCTTGATGAATAGTGACTATGTAGGGCCAGTTAATTTAGGAAATCCTGGTGAATACACTATTCTTGAATTGGCGCAAGCTGTGCAAAATTTGATTAATCCAGACGCACAGATCAAATTTGAACCTTTGCCTGCTGATGATCCACGTCGTCGCCAGCCAGATATTACCAAAGCCAGAACCTTGTTAAATTGGGAACCTACTATTCCTCTAACAGAAGGGTTAAAACTGACGATAGAAGATTTCCGCGATCGCATCAAGAGTGCCGTCTAG